The following coding sequences are from one Desulfosoma caldarium window:
- a CDS encoding sensor histidine kinase, with the protein MTDETFRPSASSPAATKRPSVLARVFRGRRPVEPSIGAAGPMKPSLARRLTLAGAILITVTASAVATLGFRTTSAFLTARYQEHLRVLAQYAALHTELGLLLQDPDVVRSAVETLVDQADLQGIKVLDEKDRPVYVHQRHPWVEDARLRWVDVPVWTREIQNTLPGLDTDTAPRRIGTVRLGYRLDTLQGLLRQLVLRFALFTTGLIVVSALVYGAIARSLTHPLRRLEAAARDVAQGHLAVRAPQSGLRETDQVAHMFNAMLDALARREKDLEQLNARLCRREALAEVGRFSSMVAHEIKNPLTILRGSLQVLQRPDPDGTTHDTALRFMEEEVRRMDRLVSDFLLFAKPVVADRRPGNWVAWLQKASEKMRLLAEGGDRLHVEITGEGHVAGRFDAALMETALGHLVRNALEATRQGGLVRVKSWTEPHATAAQSPDGHTAENFEKDTLKDAAPRDISASHRHAYSKKGMDAGEPNALFDDATRHQAIWWCFAVEDSGPGVPEEHREKIFEPFFTTKAKGSGLGLAMVRRIVEAHGGTVFWTPGLGGKGSRFVVRVPAVLQVS; encoded by the coding sequence ATGACGGATGAGACGTTTCGACCTTCGGCATCTTCTCCGGCGGCAACAAAGCGGCCTTCGGTCTTGGCGCGGGTTTTTCGTGGACGTCGCCCGGTGGAACCTTCCATTGGCGCCGCAGGGCCCATGAAGCCCTCTTTGGCCCGGCGTCTGACCCTGGCCGGAGCGATCCTCATTACCGTCACCGCCTCGGCCGTGGCCACGCTGGGTTTTCGAACCACATCGGCTTTCCTTACCGCCCGCTACCAAGAACACCTGCGCGTGCTGGCCCAATACGCGGCCTTGCACACGGAACTGGGGCTTTTGCTGCAGGATCCCGACGTCGTGCGATCCGCCGTGGAAACGCTGGTGGACCAGGCCGATTTGCAGGGGATCAAGGTGCTGGATGAAAAAGACCGCCCGGTTTACGTCCATCAACGGCATCCGTGGGTCGAAGACGCCAGGCTTCGCTGGGTGGACGTTCCCGTGTGGACTCGGGAAATTCAGAACACTTTGCCGGGTTTGGATACCGACACGGCGCCGCGGCGCATCGGCACGGTGCGCTTGGGCTATCGACTGGACACCCTTCAAGGACTGCTTCGGCAACTGGTGCTTCGGTTTGCCCTGTTCACGACGGGCCTCATTGTGGTGTCCGCCCTGGTCTACGGCGCCATCGCCCGCAGCCTTACTCACCCGCTCCGTCGTCTGGAAGCCGCAGCCCGTGACGTGGCCCAGGGGCACCTTGCCGTGCGGGCACCTCAAAGCGGCCTTCGCGAAACGGACCAGGTGGCCCACATGTTCAACGCCATGCTGGACGCCCTGGCCCGGCGCGAAAAGGATTTGGAACAGCTTAACGCCCGCCTGTGCCGCCGCGAAGCCCTGGCGGAAGTGGGGCGCTTTTCCAGCATGGTGGCCCATGAAATCAAAAACCCGCTGACCATTCTTCGCGGCAGCCTGCAGGTGCTGCAACGCCCGGATCCCGACGGCACGACCCACGACACGGCCCTTCGCTTCATGGAAGAAGAAGTGCGGCGCATGGATCGGTTGGTTTCGGATTTTCTGCTCTTTGCCAAACCCGTGGTGGCCGATCGACGGCCGGGAAATTGGGTGGCGTGGCTGCAAAAGGCCTCCGAAAAAATGCGGCTTTTGGCCGAAGGGGGCGATCGGCTGCACGTGGAAATCACCGGGGAAGGTCACGTGGCCGGCCGCTTTGATGCGGCGCTCATGGAAACGGCCCTGGGCCATTTGGTGCGAAACGCCCTGGAAGCGACGCGCCAAGGGGGCCTGGTGCGCGTGAAAAGCTGGACGGAACCCCACGCCACGGCGGCACAGAGCCCCGATGGCCACACCGCCGAAAATTTCGAAAAAGACACGTTGAAGGACGCGGCGCCGAGGGATATTTCGGCCTCTCATCGGCACGCCTATTCGAAAAAGGGGATGGATGCGGGAGAACCCAACGCCCTTTTCGACGATGCCACCCGCCATCAAGCCATCTGGTGGTGCTTTGCCGTGGAAGATTCTGGGCCCGGCGTTCCGGAAGAACATCGAGAAAAAATATTTGAACCCTTTTTTACCACCAAAGCCAAGGGAAGCGGTTTGGGATTGGCCATGGTGCGGCGCATTGTGGAAGCCCACGGCGGCACGGTGTTCTGGACACCCGGGCTCGGCGGAAAGGGGTCTCGATTTGTGGTGCGGGTGCCCGCGGTCCTTCAGGTGTCATGA
- a CDS encoding CAP domain-containing protein, whose translation MTRCSAVPARLAGSFKRWLVFAGVVAPWRAARIGLVLALMVLMVPNVEAQETVPLNLETATLMRLINEARTVPLAMLQRAGIDETAARHALGPDAWMLDTGLPPLAPNDLLAASARFHAADMVARAYYDTRSPEGLGPEERAAALGYGVVRVDELLGLLDQVAFMDGLEAVWTVFRQWLLADLAAFDPAQRRLFSLWATDMGVHFQAVTGVVDGREIHAYLAVCDVGRPLKIFPMVVGSVRPHGFTGPFLDPWNPLTEPFSVRCRSDDGTLWWETRTDPLGGYICPALSEWQAVVVEGVNRTTGQVVAAERAAAGDVHVWLDLFPTR comes from the coding sequence ATGACCCGTTGTAGCGCAGTGCCGGCCCGGTTGGCGGGCTCCTTTAAAAGATGGCTCGTTTTTGCGGGCGTCGTGGCCCCTTGGCGCGCGGCGCGGATCGGCCTGGTGCTGGCCCTTATGGTCCTCATGGTTCCCAACGTGGAAGCCCAAGAAACCGTGCCCCTGAATCTGGAAACGGCCACCCTCATGCGCCTCATTAACGAAGCGCGCACGGTACCCCTGGCCATGCTTCAGCGCGCCGGGATCGATGAAACGGCCGCTCGGCACGCCCTCGGACCCGATGCCTGGATGCTGGATACAGGCCTTCCTCCCCTGGCTCCCAATGATCTTTTGGCCGCTTCGGCCCGCTTTCACGCCGCCGATATGGTGGCCCGTGCCTATTATGATACTCGGTCTCCGGAAGGCCTGGGTCCCGAGGAACGGGCGGCCGCCCTGGGCTATGGGGTCGTTCGCGTGGACGAACTCTTGGGTCTTTTGGATCAGGTGGCCTTCATGGATGGTCTGGAAGCCGTCTGGACCGTGTTTCGCCAATGGCTTTTGGCCGACCTGGCCGCTTTTGATCCCGCGCAGCGACGTCTTTTTTCTCTATGGGCCACGGACATGGGGGTTCATTTTCAAGCCGTCACCGGCGTCGTGGACGGCCGGGAAATCCACGCCTATCTGGCCGTCTGCGATGTGGGGCGACCTCTGAAGATTTTTCCCATGGTGGTGGGGTCCGTGCGCCCGCACGGATTCACCGGGCCCTTTCTCGATCCCTGGAATCCGTTGACGGAACCCTTTTCCGTGCGGTGTCGCAGCGACGACGGCACCCTGTGGTGGGAAACGCGAACCGATCCTCTGGGCGGCTACATCTGTCCGGCCCTTTCTGAATGGCAGGCTGTGGTGGTGGAAGGGGTGAACCGGACCACGGGTCAGGTGGTGGCCGCCGAAAGGGCGGCGGCGGGGGACGTGCATGTGTGGTTGGATCTTTTTCCCACCAGATAA